The Virgibacillus sp. MSP4-1 genome has a segment encoding these proteins:
- the mnmH gene encoding tRNA 2-selenouridine(34) synthase MnmH has translation MFQDMTLDELQTKAEQGKISIIDVRSPSEYEDSRIPGSVNIPVFDDAERKEVGTIYKQESPKAARERGIEIFSAKLPDFIKQVKDLKGEKVVYCWRGGMRSKAAATVVDLAGTPVYRLNGGYRTYRNWVVETLENFDMKPRAFVLNGYTGTGKTEILQQLNSEGYPVLDLEGMANHRGSIFGQVGRRPHNQKTFDSLLLQELVNYQNGEYVLMEGESKRIGKAVLPDFLMNKKEDGVQFYIELPREERIRVILDEYEPWNYPEQCLEAFHKIKKRIHTPVAKEIEEALKTGDYKTAVDRLLDYYYDPRYQHSITQYAEDHIIPIKAESVEDATMQIKQLLAEMNVVQ, from the coding sequence ATGTTTCAGGACATGACACTAGATGAATTACAGACCAAAGCAGAGCAGGGTAAAATATCCATCATTGATGTTCGATCGCCATCAGAATATGAGGATTCAAGGATTCCCGGAAGTGTCAACATCCCTGTCTTTGATGATGCAGAACGAAAAGAGGTAGGAACGATATATAAACAGGAGAGTCCGAAAGCAGCACGAGAGCGGGGAATTGAGATTTTCTCTGCCAAGCTTCCTGATTTTATAAAACAAGTGAAAGATTTAAAAGGAGAAAAGGTGGTTTATTGCTGGCGGGGAGGTATGCGGAGTAAAGCAGCTGCAACAGTTGTAGACCTGGCTGGAACCCCTGTTTACCGTTTGAATGGCGGCTACCGGACCTATCGAAACTGGGTCGTCGAAACGCTGGAAAACTTCGATATGAAGCCCCGCGCCTTTGTTTTAAATGGCTACACCGGAACAGGAAAAACCGAAATTCTGCAGCAATTAAACTCAGAAGGTTATCCTGTATTGGACCTAGAAGGAATGGCAAATCATCGGGGGTCCATTTTTGGACAAGTCGGCCGCAGACCTCATAACCAGAAGACATTTGATTCCCTTCTTCTTCAGGAACTTGTGAATTATCAGAACGGTGAATATGTACTAATGGAAGGGGAAAGTAAGCGGATTGGAAAGGCTGTCCTTCCAGACTTTTTAATGAATAAAAAAGAGGATGGGGTACAATTCTATATCGAGTTGCCAAGAGAAGAACGAATCAGAGTTATCCTGGATGAATACGAGCCATGGAATTACCCTGAGCAATGCTTAGAAGCGTTCCATAAAATTAAAAAGCGAATCCACACACCTGTTGCGAAAGAAATTGAAGAAGCTCTTAAAACGGGAGATTATAAGACAGCTGTTGATCGCTTATTGGATTATTACTATGATCCCCGTTATCAGCACTCCATCACCCAATATGCCGAGGATCATATTATTCCAATCAAGGCTGAAAGTGTCGAGGATGCCACAATGCAAATTAAGCAGTTACTGGCCGAGATGAATGTGGTGCAGTAA
- a CDS encoding LytTR family transcriptional regulator DNA-binding domain-containing protein, with protein sequence MSAEKPCKWMTVIEDTIDSTSEFKTINLYDVDYIESENRRLVYYIGDKRYLQITKLSEMHQVLNEQDGFVSLDRTNLVNLNHVKEYDEKLGNVYFDHKQEGERTFATIAKMKQKILSPLIHRTIANNFDLQRTTTIKSEPKQRWINKPEKE encoded by the coding sequence ATGTCAGCTGAAAAACCGTGTAAATGGATGACAGTTATAGAAGATACAATTGACAGTACCTCGGAATTTAAAACGATTAATTTATATGATGTCGACTATATAGAGTCTGAAAACCGTCGTCTCGTGTATTATATTGGTGATAAACGCTACCTGCAGATCACCAAATTAAGTGAAATGCATCAGGTGCTTAATGAGCAGGATGGTTTTGTTTCTCTGGATCGCACAAACCTCGTTAACTTAAACCATGTAAAAGAATATGATGAGAAGCTTGGAAATGTCTACTTTGATCATAAACAGGAAGGAGAAAGAACGTTTGCGACCATTGCAAAAATGAAACAGAAAATCCTTTCTCCCCTTATTCACAGAACTATTGCGAATAATTTCGACCTGCAAAGGACCACAACGATAAAAAGTGAGCCGAAACAGCGTTGGATTAACAAACCTGAAAAGGAATAA
- a CDS encoding manganese-dependent inorganic pyrophosphatase: MGKVLVFGHKNPDTDTIGSAIAYAHLKSELGADVEPVRLGEVNGETQYALDHFNVEAPRYVETVANETDQVILVDHNERQQSVSDIDQVQIKEVIDHHRIANFETSDPLYYRAEPVGCTATILNKLYKENNVEIPKNIAGLMLSCIISDSLLFKSPTCTEEDIQAAKELAEIAGTDAESYGLEMLKAGADVSDKTPEDLISLDAKEFEMGSEKVEIAQVNVVDPNDVLSRQSQIEEAINKTIDDKGLSLFLFVVTDILNNNSEAVALGSRTDAVEKAFDVTLSENKATLEGVVSRKKQIVPFVKEAM; encoded by the coding sequence ATGGGCAAAGTACTCGTTTTTGGACACAAAAATCCGGATACAGATACGATTGGTTCAGCTATTGCTTATGCGCACTTGAAATCAGAGTTAGGTGCGGATGTTGAACCGGTACGTTTAGGTGAAGTAAATGGTGAAACTCAATATGCATTGGATCATTTTAATGTTGAAGCCCCAAGATATGTTGAAACCGTTGCTAATGAAACTGATCAGGTTATCCTGGTTGACCACAATGAGCGTCAGCAAAGTGTCAGTGATATTGATCAGGTGCAAATTAAAGAGGTGATTGACCACCATCGTATTGCGAACTTTGAAACCAGCGATCCTTTATACTATCGCGCCGAGCCTGTAGGTTGTACGGCTACCATTCTTAACAAGCTTTATAAAGAAAATAATGTAGAGATTCCTAAGAACATTGCCGGATTAATGCTGTCCTGCATTATTTCAGACTCTCTGTTGTTTAAATCTCCTACATGTACAGAGGAAGATATTCAGGCAGCTAAAGAACTTGCAGAGATTGCAGGTACGGACGCTGAAAGCTATGGTCTTGAAATGCTTAAAGCAGGTGCAGATGTAAGTGATAAAACGCCTGAAGATTTAATCTCTCTTGATGCCAAGGAATTTGAAATGGGTTCAGAAAAAGTGGAAATCGCCCAGGTCAATGTGGTAGACCCTAATGATGTATTGTCCCGTCAAAGCCAAATTGAAGAAGCTATTAATAAGACCATTGACGATAAAGGATTAAGTTTATTCCTATTTGTCGTTACCGATATTCTAAATAACAATTCAGAGGCTGTTGCACTGGGAAGTCGTACAGATGCGGTAGAAAAAGCTTTTGATGTAACCTTATCCGAAAACAAGGCGACTCTTGAGGGAGTTGTATCCCGTAAAAAACAAATTGTTCCTTTCGTGAAAGAGGCAATGTAA
- a CDS encoding Cof-type HAD-IIB family hydrolase encodes MTKQSIVFFDIDGTLLDHDKELPASAKQAVSDLKAQGHIAAIATGRAPFMFEPLRKELGIDTYVSYNGQYAVSQDEVIFTNPINKTSIEELTKMAVENDHPLVYMNESMMKSNIEYHPHVDQSLKSLKFSHPEYDPDFFKNRHLYQSLLFCTAGEEKPYEEAFDDLTFIRWHEFSMDIIPRGGSKANGIQKMIQHLGIPLENVYAFGDGLNDIEMLKAVPNSIAMGNGLSEVKEAAKLVTKPVDEDGILHGLKKVELIK; translated from the coding sequence TTGACGAAACAAAGCATTGTATTTTTTGATATTGATGGTACATTACTGGATCACGATAAGGAATTGCCCGCATCAGCGAAACAGGCCGTTTCAGATTTAAAGGCACAGGGGCATATTGCAGCCATCGCAACAGGGCGGGCCCCCTTTATGTTTGAGCCTTTACGGAAGGAGTTAGGCATTGATACATACGTTAGTTATAACGGGCAATATGCGGTTTCTCAGGATGAAGTTATTTTTACAAACCCTATTAATAAAACAAGCATAGAAGAACTTACAAAAATGGCAGTAGAAAACGATCACCCACTGGTTTATATGAATGAATCTATGATGAAATCAAATATCGAATATCATCCTCACGTGGATCAGAGCCTTAAAAGTTTAAAATTCAGTCACCCTGAATATGACCCGGACTTCTTTAAAAACCGTCATTTATATCAATCGTTACTCTTTTGTACAGCGGGTGAAGAAAAACCTTACGAAGAAGCGTTTGATGACTTAACATTTATTCGGTGGCACGAATTTTCCATGGATATCATTCCCAGAGGAGGGTCTAAAGCCAATGGGATTCAGAAGATGATCCAGCATCTCGGAATTCCGCTCGAGAATGTTTATGCCTTTGGGGATGGCTTAAATGACATCGAAATGCTTAAGGCTGTTCCCAATAGCATTGCGATGGGGAATGGACTTTCCGAAGTTAAAGAAGCAGCAAAACTAGTAACAAAGCCTGTGGATGAGGACGGTATATTGCATGGTCTTAAGAAGGTTGAATTAATTAAGTAA
- a CDS encoding DUF5670 family protein has product MLWKIFMLMILVWIVGLVLDLLGTFIHLILIVALFVIVFKLGQRFSKK; this is encoded by the coding sequence ATGCTATGGAAAATTTTCATGCTCATGATCCTGGTGTGGATCGTCGGACTGGTTTTAGACCTTTTAGGGACGTTTATTCATCTTATATTAATTGTAGCGTTATTTGTTATCGTTTTTAAGCTTGGTCAGCGTTTCTCCAAAAAGTAA
- a CDS encoding YueI family protein, translating into MSKSKMDEYIEEGIYGKKETKPDERRRFLGTLRERVLLVLTKGQVMKKKGMDQLEAAMKDYPDAEILLNGKVRSSYFNPYKKLAGNYNIAYKSVTNKQAKTDLGLILAVDYAVEKEDISVEDEQQANQEQEDKPNRLAAFLKYLFTGSKK; encoded by the coding sequence ATGTCTAAATCAAAAATGGATGAATATATAGAAGAAGGAATCTACGGAAAAAAGGAGACAAAACCTGATGAAAGAAGACGATTTTTAGGAACATTGAGAGAACGTGTCCTATTAGTGTTAACCAAGGGACAGGTTATGAAGAAAAAAGGGATGGACCAACTGGAAGCGGCGATGAAGGATTATCCTGATGCTGAAATTTTGCTTAATGGAAAAGTCAGATCCTCCTATTTTAACCCTTACAAAAAGTTAGCGGGGAACTATAACATTGCCTACAAATCTGTCACCAATAAACAGGCAAAAACTGATCTGGGATTAATTTTAGCGGTAGATTATGCGGTTGAGAAAGAGGATATTTCTGTGGAAGATGAACAACAGGCAAATCAGGAACAGGAGGATAAACCCAATAGGCTTGCTGCTTTTTTAAAGTATTTGTTCACAGGCTCAAAAAAATAA
- a CDS encoding PspA/IM30 family protein — protein MANVFKRLTESISADLHQMLDEKEEKNPIAKLNQYMRESEKETENVRKLIERQHRLKEEYTREYYQARDMADKRRRQAEIAKTAGEMEMEQFAQQELAEYETRAERMKAMRDEMDEKLTMLEQKYEEMKHRLKDMKLKRMELMGRENAARAHYRMNQVLDEYPEKSFSRFDEMDRYIQHLEQKVNSAYYRNTFDSKIAQLEREQDKTSAN, from the coding sequence ATGGCAAATGTGTTTAAGCGATTAACAGAGAGTATTTCGGCGGATCTTCATCAGATGCTTGATGAAAAAGAAGAGAAAAATCCAATTGCAAAACTGAATCAGTATATGCGCGAAAGTGAAAAGGAAACAGAAAATGTGCGTAAGCTGATTGAAAGACAGCATCGTTTGAAGGAAGAGTATACGCGAGAATATTATCAAGCTCGAGACATGGCGGACAAGCGGAGACGTCAGGCTGAAATTGCAAAAACAGCCGGTGAAATGGAAATGGAGCAGTTTGCCCAGCAGGAGCTTGCAGAATATGAGACTCGTGCTGAACGAATGAAGGCCATGCGTGATGAAATGGACGAGAAGCTTACCATGCTTGAGCAAAAATATGAGGAAATGAAGCATCGGCTTAAAGACATGAAGTTAAAGCGTATGGAATTGATGGGAAGGGAAAATGCAGCACGGGCACACTATCGTATGAATCAGGTGCTTGATGAGTATCCGGAAAAATCATTTTCACGGTTTGATGAAATGGACCGCTATATACAACATCTTGAGCAGAAGGTAAATAGTGCTTACTATCGAAATACATTTGACAGTAAAATCGCTCAATTAGAACGTGAACAGGACAAAACCTCTGCCAATTAA
- the liaF gene encoding cell wall-active antibiotics response protein LiaF yields MFQRLPTNTINWIILIVIALFLLEILFFNGWLIFSILFSSFMIFVGWKNLSYTWGKIVFFFGCISLFFNILNTMAVRFLIIAGVVLFILHYQRLKKEPEQITPQFTGDDAQQRTVEESLIKVKPLLNNRLFDDQATSQTSYKWSDISIHSGFGDRIIDLSHTVLPEQAVISIRHFIGNIIIYVPYEVEVQLVHSSIFGRAYILGEHHEKLMNDTLAYKTENYDNHIPRVKVITSIGSGDIEVRRI; encoded by the coding sequence ATGTTTCAACGGCTGCCGACAAATACGATAAACTGGATCATTTTAATTGTGATTGCTCTCTTTTTGCTTGAGATTCTCTTTTTTAACGGATGGTTAATTTTTTCGATCTTATTTTCTTCCTTCATGATATTTGTGGGCTGGAAAAACCTCTCTTATACATGGGGGAAGATTGTGTTCTTTTTCGGCTGTATTAGTCTTTTCTTCAATATTTTAAATACCATGGCGGTTCGATTTTTAATCATAGCCGGTGTGGTCCTGTTTATTCTTCATTATCAACGTTTGAAAAAGGAGCCTGAACAGATTACCCCTCAATTTACCGGAGATGATGCGCAGCAGAGGACAGTGGAGGAATCGTTAATAAAAGTGAAGCCTCTGTTAAACAATCGTTTATTTGATGATCAGGCAACCTCCCAGACCTCCTATAAATGGAGCGATATAAGTATTCATAGTGGCTTTGGGGACCGGATTATAGACTTAAGTCATACCGTTCTTCCTGAGCAGGCCGTCATATCTATACGTCATTTTATCGGAAATATTATTATTTACGTACCCTATGAAGTAGAAGTACAGCTGGTTCATAGTTCGATTTTTGGACGGGCATACATTTTAGGAGAGCATCATGAAAAGCTGATGAATGATACGCTGGCTTATAAAACCGAAAACTATGACAATCATATACCGCGGGTAAAGGTGATCACCTCAATTGGGTCCGGAGATATTGAGGTGAGGCGGATATGA
- a CDS encoding sensor histidine kinase, translating to MKWMLKQIIIGIVAAVSLTVLVLSLTFISFPLNDWRVLFNTYLFDDVPYIWLVLALSVLAGIIGGTAYGMASKQNFQFIQRRLDELLKDQKLTKEEDMRMKEVQQIQKQILELDKKFKKQTETFQRMTTDRAREREKSLQEVVVQERNRLARELHDSVSQQLFAASMMMSAMKDSHPEQDPGLRKQISLTENMIHQSQLEMRALLLHLRPVALKGKYLQEGIEELLAELTQKVPMEIDWHLEDMKLDKGIEDQLFRILQESVSNTLRHSKASKLEVLLIERDENVIMRVLDDGIGFNVEEAKTSSYGLQNMQERALEVGGNLKIVSIEGEGTRLEVKVPYL from the coding sequence ATGAAATGGATGCTTAAGCAGATAATCATAGGAATTGTTGCTGCGGTCAGTTTAACAGTACTTGTTCTGTCTCTTACCTTTATTTCATTTCCCCTGAATGACTGGCGGGTTCTATTTAATACTTACCTGTTCGATGATGTTCCCTATATCTGGTTAGTTTTAGCACTCTCCGTCCTGGCGGGTATCATAGGGGGCACGGCTTATGGTATGGCCTCCAAACAGAATTTTCAATTTATCCAGAGAAGGCTGGATGAACTTCTCAAAGATCAGAAATTGACGAAGGAAGAGGACATGAGGATGAAGGAAGTTCAGCAAATTCAGAAACAGATATTGGAGCTGGATAAGAAATTTAAAAAGCAGACAGAAACCTTTCAGCGAATGACAACCGATCGTGCCCGGGAGCGGGAAAAGAGTCTGCAGGAGGTTGTTGTTCAGGAAAGGAACAGATTGGCAAGGGAGCTTCATGATTCTGTAAGTCAGCAGCTATTTGCTGCCTCTATGATGATGTCTGCCATGAAGGACAGCCACCCTGAACAGGACCCTGGTTTACGAAAGCAAATATCCTTAACCGAAAATATGATTCATCAGTCACAATTAGAGATGCGTGCATTATTGCTCCACTTACGACCCGTAGCTCTTAAAGGGAAATATTTACAGGAAGGGATTGAGGAACTGTTGGCGGAGCTTACGCAAAAAGTCCCAATGGAGATCGATTGGCATTTGGAGGACATGAAACTGGATAAAGGAATTGAGGATCAGCTATTCCGGATTTTACAGGAATCTGTTTCCAATACCCTCAGACATTCGAAAGCAAGTAAGCTGGAAGTGTTATTAATAGAAAGAGACGAAAATGTCATAATGCGAGTATTGGATGATGGAATAGGTTTTAATGTAGAAGAAGCTAAAACCAGCTCCTACGGGTTACAGAATATGCAGGAAAGAGCCCTTGAAGTAGGAGGAAATTTGAAAATTGTGAGTATCGAGGGAGAGGGAACCAGGTTAGAGGTGAAAGTTCCCTATCTATAA
- a CDS encoding response regulator transcription factor — MISVLFADDHEMVRIGVTSYLASQKDIDVIAEAGDGEEAVKMALEYKPDIILMDLVMDKMDGIEATKQIKEAWPQAKIIIVTSFLDDDKVYPALEAGATSYMLKTSKAAEIADAIRATYEGQSILEPEVTGKIMSKMQNKTGEPHLELTGREKEVLSLMAEGKTNQEIADELFISMKTVKVHVSNILGKLEVQDRTQAVIYAFKNNLV, encoded by the coding sequence ATGATAAGTGTCCTTTTTGCAGATGATCATGAAATGGTTCGTATTGGGGTGACCTCCTATCTGGCTTCACAAAAGGATATTGATGTAATTGCAGAAGCCGGTGATGGTGAGGAAGCCGTCAAAATGGCTCTTGAATACAAACCGGATATTATTCTTATGGATCTGGTGATGGATAAAATGGACGGTATTGAAGCAACGAAACAAATAAAGGAGGCATGGCCACAGGCGAAAATTATTATAGTGACAAGCTTTTTGGATGATGATAAGGTTTATCCCGCTTTGGAAGCCGGAGCAACCAGCTATATGCTGAAAACATCCAAGGCGGCTGAAATAGCAGATGCCATCCGGGCGACCTATGAGGGCCAATCCATTCTTGAACCTGAAGTAACTGGAAAAATTATGTCCAAAATGCAGAATAAAACCGGTGAACCGCATCTTGAATTGACAGGACGTGAGAAAGAAGTCCTCTCCTTGATGGCGGAAGGGAAAACAAACCAGGAGATTGCAGATGAGCTGTTTATTTCCATGAAGACGGTGAAGGTTCATGTGAGTAATATTTTAGGTAAACTGGAAGTGCAGGATCGAACGCAGGCGGTCATTTATGCATTCAAAAATAACCTTGTTTAG
- a CDS encoding (2Fe-2S)-binding protein, with the protein MNHQQWQEVMKRDFFITDEDQEAVIYSRPLSELLITENMQELIDFYSPNFKALHPAATAAALARWFASLPLAVQYTSSIMSETVDLSPQNVTVCLYSVQGTYRFSFKLDRWATFPFHHDQPREEWLYQRLAAFYRETMQPLFETLAESVQMNAGQLWGQLPRKFDIYLDQWKHRAGDELHEQIDQDYGFLAEKIEPGVFGRKRNPFRVKRRFIKSLDDKNIQVPVECTCCLNYLREGGEFCFTCPRLTEKDREEMRKKQEEEIKANG; encoded by the coding sequence ATGAATCATCAACAATGGCAGGAAGTCATGAAGAGGGATTTTTTTATCACTGATGAAGATCAGGAAGCTGTGATTTACTCCAGACCTTTGTCGGAACTATTAATAACAGAAAATATGCAGGAACTGATTGATTTCTATTCCCCTAATTTTAAAGCCTTACATCCCGCAGCTACAGCGGCAGCGCTGGCAAGGTGGTTTGCAAGCCTCCCGCTGGCCGTTCAGTATACATCATCAATTATGAGTGAAACGGTAGATTTATCTCCTCAGAATGTTACCGTCTGCCTTTATTCCGTTCAAGGGACTTATCGATTTTCTTTTAAGCTGGATCGATGGGCCACCTTCCCTTTCCATCATGATCAGCCAAGAGAGGAATGGCTGTATCAGCGACTTGCTGCTTTTTACAGGGAGACGATGCAGCCATTATTTGAAACCCTGGCCGAATCGGTGCAAATGAACGCCGGCCAATTATGGGGCCAGCTGCCGAGAAAGTTTGATATTTATTTAGATCAATGGAAGCACAGGGCAGGTGACGAATTACATGAGCAGATTGATCAGGATTACGGGTTCCTGGCTGAGAAGATCGAACCAGGTGTTTTCGGCCGTAAACGAAATCCTTTTCGAGTAAAACGGCGATTCATTAAGAGTTTAGATGATAAAAATATACAGGTTCCAGTCGAGTGTACCTGCTGTTTGAATTATTTGCGTGAAGGTGGGGAGTTTTGCTTTACCTGTCCTCGCTTAACAGAAAAGGATCGGGAGGAAATGCGTAAAAAACAAGAAGAGGAAATCAAAGCGAATGGTTAA
- a CDS encoding YbjQ family protein → MIIMTGEKVPGYEVTEVLGPAFGLTVRARGVGKDITASIKGLFGGEVRQYVEMLEDARKEALDRMTENAQQMGADGIIMFRFDSGSISNNMSEIVAYGTAVRLEKNQ, encoded by the coding sequence ATGATTATTATGACAGGTGAAAAGGTTCCCGGATATGAAGTGACCGAAGTATTAGGCCCTGCTTTTGGACTTACGGTCAGAGCCCGCGGTGTCGGAAAGGACATCACGGCTTCAATTAAAGGGTTATTCGGCGGTGAAGTCCGCCAATATGTGGAGATGCTTGAGGATGCAAGAAAAGAAGCCTTGGATCGGATGACAGAAAACGCACAGCAAATGGGCGCAGATGGAATCATTATGTTCCGATTTGATTCCGGCAGCATCAGTAATAACATGAGTGAAATCGTCGCCTATGGGACTGCGGTAAGGTTGGAGAAAAATCAATAA
- the ribD gene encoding bifunctional diaminohydroxyphosphoribosylaminopyrimidine deaminase/5-amino-6-(5-phosphoribosylamino)uracil reductase RibD codes for MNDQYFMKFALSLARSVSGQTSPNPPVGAVVVKNGQIIGLGAHLKAGEPHAEVHALQMAGDKAEHATIYVTLEPCSHHGKTPPCADLILQKGVSRVVVATVDPNEKVAGQGIKRLRDSGVQVDVGILKEEADSLNKAFFYYIQHHKPFVTLKSATSLDGKLATVTGESQWITGEEARQDVHLYRHTHDAILVGVNTVLNDNPTLTARLPLGGKNPVRVVLDTHLRTPLQSKIITDNDAETWIITGSEARQDTIADYEQFAHVEVIQLNQPKITIPRALEKLGDRKIMTLFVEGGAEVNGSFLKEKAVQQVITYIAPMLIGGRNAPASIGGDGIEILSDSLDLSITSLEKIGKDIKIVAEAKNHDEG; via the coding sequence ATGAACGATCAATACTTTATGAAGTTTGCCTTATCCTTAGCCAGATCCGTATCAGGCCAGACCAGTCCCAATCCACCTGTTGGAGCGGTGGTGGTGAAGAATGGGCAGATTATCGGTTTGGGTGCCCATTTAAAAGCTGGTGAGCCCCATGCAGAGGTTCATGCGTTACAGATGGCGGGAGACAAAGCGGAGCATGCAACGATTTATGTAACGCTGGAGCCTTGCAGTCATCACGGAAAGACCCCGCCCTGTGCAGACTTAATTCTGCAAAAGGGTGTGTCACGGGTTGTCGTGGCAACGGTTGATCCAAATGAAAAAGTTGCAGGTCAGGGGATTAAACGACTGCGTGACTCAGGGGTTCAAGTTGATGTTGGGATTTTAAAAGAGGAAGCTGACAGCCTTAATAAAGCATTTTTTTATTATATACAGCATCACAAGCCTTTCGTCACGCTGAAGTCAGCTACCAGCCTGGATGGAAAGCTTGCCACAGTTACCGGAGAAAGCCAGTGGATTACTGGAGAGGAAGCCCGGCAGGATGTCCATCTGTATCGGCATACCCATGATGCTATTCTGGTTGGTGTCAACACAGTATTAAATGATAATCCAACCCTCACAGCACGGTTGCCCCTTGGCGGTAAAAATCCGGTGCGAGTGGTGCTGGATACCCATTTAAGAACGCCCCTTCAATCAAAGATTATAACTGATAATGATGCGGAGACGTGGATTATAACGGGATCAGAAGCCCGACAGGATACTATTGCAGACTATGAACAATTTGCCCACGTAGAAGTGATCCAGCTTAATCAGCCAAAAATCACTATTCCCAGAGCGCTGGAAAAATTAGGGGATCGGAAAATTATGACCTTGTTTGTCGAGGGTGGAGCAGAAGTGAATGGCAGCTTTCTGAAGGAGAAGGCTGTTCAGCAGGTCATTACTTATATTGCCCCAATGCTCATTGGTGGCAGGAATGCACCAGCATCCATCGGAGGGGATGGCATCGAAATTCTCTCAGACAGTCTGGACTTATCCATTACCTCCTTAGAAAAAATTGGCAAGGACATCAAAATTGTGGCAGAAGCTAAAAATCATGACGAAGGGTGA
- the ribE gene encoding riboflavin synthase, with the protein MFTGIIEELGTIKDIRKGQQEIEMTIEAKEILSDIKVGDSISVNGVCLTVTGYSDNDFQVDIMPETVKATSLRMLDKGSQVNLERSMPANGRFGGHFVSGHVDGTGTIIEKKPVANAIYYQVELPGELEKLMMLKGSVAVDGTSLTVFGTENNVLTISLIPHTAENTVLGQKGEGDIVNIECDMLAKYVANMISDKD; encoded by the coding sequence ATGTTTACAGGAATTATTGAAGAGTTAGGCACGATAAAGGATATCCGGAAGGGTCAACAGGAAATTGAAATGACCATCGAAGCGAAGGAAATTTTATCAGATATTAAGGTAGGAGACAGTATTTCGGTTAATGGGGTCTGTTTAACTGTGACCGGATATTCGGATAACGACTTCCAGGTAGATATTATGCCGGAAACAGTGAAGGCGACCTCTTTACGAATGCTGGATAAGGGCTCACAGGTTAATTTAGAACGTTCTATGCCGGCAAATGGACGGTTTGGCGGACATTTTGTTTCAGGGCATGTTGATGGTACAGGTACGATTATTGAGAAGAAACCGGTAGCGAATGCCATTTACTATCAGGTTGAACTTCCGGGTGAACTGGAGAAACTGATGATGTTAAAGGGTTCAGTTGCCGTTGACGGAACGAGTCTGACCGTTTTTGGAACAGAGAATAACGTTTTAACCATTTCCTTGATTCCTCACACAGCCGAAAATACGGTTTTAGGACAGAAGGGCGAGGGGGACATCGTGAACATTGAGTGTGACATGTTGGCGAAATACGTGGCGAATATGATTTCCGATAAGGACTGA